ATCATGGTTACATTCAATAAACTAGGGATTTTTCTATGATATTTAAGACAGTAAATTTCATGTAAATATGTTCAATAATAAATGTcacttttattaataatataaaaacataGTCTAATAACAATGCTTTTAGGGCActattccaacaatctcccacttgtcCTAAAGTATATGAGACATGTCTTTAAGTCCCATATTCATCATATGCTTCTCAAACACTTTTGCAGGCAGTGTCTTAGACTCTTAGTGAATGGATCGGCGAGGTTGTCACCAGATGCAATCTTGAGAATGGAAACGTCACCTCTTTGTACTATCTCTCGGATCAAATGATACTTTCTTTCTATATGCTTCGATCTCTTGTGACTGCGAGGTTCCTTTGAATTAGCCACCGCACCACTGTTATCACACCACAAAGTGAGTGGATTATCCATATTTGGAACAACTTCCAAATCATATAGGAAATTCTTAAGCCATACAGCTTCTTTAGCAGCTTCAGAAGCagctatgtattcggcctcCATGGTCGAGTCGGCTGTGCTGGATTGTTTTATACTTCTCCAGACTATGGCACTGTCACCAAGAGTAAACACTGATCTAGATATCGACTTTCGAGAATCTCTGTCTGATTGAAAATCAGAATCAGTGTAACCGTCTATTTTAAGGTCTCTACCCGAATAGACAagcatataatttctcgttCTCCGAAGATACTTGAGAATGTTCTTTACCGCTATCCAATGATCCATACCAGGATTTGACTGAAATCGACTGACTATCCCCACAGCATAACATATGTCTGGTCTAGTGCACATCATTGCGTACATAAGGCTGCCTACTGCAGAGGCATAGGGAACGCGTCTCATGTCCTCAACTTCTTGCGATGTCTTAGGACACTGCTCCTTGGAGAGGATGATTCCATGTCGGGTTGGTAGATAACCTTTCTTGGAATTTGTATTCTATAACGCAATAACATCTTATCAATATAAGAAGCTTGAGACAATGCCAACAATTTGTTCTTACGATCTCGAACAATTCGAATTCCAAGAACATAATTTGCTTCTCCCAAATCTTTCATTTGGAATTGCTTGGCTAGCCAATCCTTTACTTTAGACAATTtttctacatcattcccaatgagcagaaTATCATCTACGTAAATTACTATGAATACCACATTATCATCTTTGATGTGCTTGTATACACAAGGTTCATCAACACTTTGATCAAAACCATAAGATTTAATTGTTGCATCAAATCTATGGTTCCAAGATCTTGAGGCTTGCTTTAGTCCATAAATGGATCTAAGTAATTTGCAAACTTTTTGCTCTTGACCTTGTGCTATAAAACCTTCTGGTTGCCTCATGTAGATTTTCTCATCTAGATGACCATTTAGAAAGGccgtcttgacatccatctacCATATCTCATAATCAAAATGAGCAGCAATTGAAATAAGATGCGGATGAATTTAAGCATGGCTACAGGAGAGAAAGTCTCTTTATAATCAACTCCTTCTCTTTGGGTATAACCCTTTGCAACCAATCTTGCTTTAAAAGTCTCCACTTTGCCATCTGCACCTCTTTTTCTCTTATAGATCCATTTACACCCAATAGGTCTAATCTCTTCAGGTGTATCTACAAGAACCCAGACAGAATTAGAGTACATCGACTCCATTTCTTGATtcatagcttcaagccatttttctttgtcaggaTCTTCCATTGCATATTGAAATGACAATGGATCATCTTCCACCCCATCAGTGACTGCAACATTTGCCTCTTCGTCTTGACGATAGCGGAGGGGTAGTCTCACTACTCTCCCACTGCGTCGAGGTGAGATTATATCTTGACTTGATTTAGTGGTATCGTTAGTGGTTTCCTTAACAACATTTGTTGTACGTGGAATGATCTCATCATTTTGTAACTCCTCGAGTACAATCTTACTTCGAGGTTTGAAATCGgtcatataatcattttcaagaaaattggCATTTGTCGATACAATTACCTTCTTTTCTTGAGGATAATAAAACCAACCTCCTCTTGTTCCCTTGGCGTATCCCACGAACAAACACACTTTTGAACGTGGATGCAATTTCCCAGTCTTTCCTTCCAGCACATGTGCTGGGCACCCCCATATGCGAAAATGAGATAAACTAGGTTTTCTCCCATTCCACAATTCTAGAGGTGTCTTATGGATTGACTTAGATGGCACTGCATTCAAAATGTAAGTTGTCGTCTCTATTGCGTAACCCCAAAACGAAATTGGCAGTGAGGAGTAGCTCATCATAGATCTCATCATATCAAGCAAAGTgcgatttctcctttcagcaacaccattttgctgaggtgtacCAGGTGCTGTGAGTTGGTATAaaataccatgctctagcaaaTAATCTTTGAAATCAGTATCAAGATACTCTCCGCCTCGATCGGATCGAAGACATTTCAAAGATTTTCCTAGTTGCCTTTCGGCTTCCACAtgaaattctttgaactttCCAAAAGTCTCAGATTTTCTATGCATTAGATAAATATATCCATACCTTGAGTGATCATCTATAAAAATGACAAAGTACTCATAACCACCTCTAGCTTGTGTTGTCATAGGACCACATACATCACTATGTATTAGCTCTAGTGGTTCTTTGGCCTTATTGCCCTTTGCAGAGAAAGGTCTCTTAGTCATTTTTCCTTCTAGACAAGATTCACAAACAGGAATAGTGTTAACATTTAACTCTCTTAAAGGACCATCCTTTACAAGTCTGTTTAATCTTTCTAAGGAAATATGCCCTAACCTTAGGTGCCATAAATATGTTTTATCTTCATGAGAAACCTTTTGCTTTTTAGTTTTAGGATGTTCTACTTTAAATATTTCGACATTAAGCAGTGGTTGTTCATTTGGTCTTAGAATATATAACCCATTTTCCATTAATGTAGTACAAATCATACGTCCATTTCTTAAAATAACAATctcattattattaaaagaaagaGAATAAAATTGTTCATGCAATTTTGATACAGAAATCAAATTTCTCCGAAAACTAGGTATAAAATAAACAttgtttaaaaccaaatatttattattaaatctGAGTTTAACAACTCCCACTGCTCTTGCCGAAACCACTGCTCCATTGCCTACTCTCATCGTGAATGACCCATCGACAAGCTCTTCATAAGAACTAAGTATCTGCAAAGAAGAACAAACGTGATTAGTAGCACCCGAATCAACTATCCATATAGAAGAATCAATAGTTACTAAACAAGATTCTAGAACAAGTAAATCATATTTACCTTTCTTCTTCTCTTTTAGGTCAGCGAGATACTTGGGACAGTTTCTCTTCCAGTGACCATCAATCCCACAGTGAAAACATTTTCCTTTGGGTTTTGCAGTGTTGCCTTTCTTTCTGTCATTAGAACTCTTCCAATTCTTTTGCTTTTTCTGAATTCCCTTTCCTTTCCATTTATTCTTTCTTTTCAAACTAGATTCGGAGAAAGATGGTTTATTGTCGACAACATTTGTCTCACCTTCTTAAACTTTTTCAATGAAAATAGCCTCAAAGGTTTGCAACTCGTTGAGCAATTGTGTCATGTTATAATTGAGCTTGTTCATGACATAGTTGCTCTTGAATTGCAGGAAAGTAGGAGGCAATGATTCTAAAATCATACTCACTTGTGTACCATCATCTATGGTCGCACCATGAGTTTCAGCTTCAGTGAAGTAATTTACCATGTTCAAAACATGCGCATCAACTGATTGCCCTTTTTTTCATTTTAGCATTCATAGCATTCTTAATGGCCTCATGCTTAGATTGACTAGATCGCTGGCCAAACATTGCTTGTAGAGAATCCATTATCTGATAAGCATTATCTACATGCTCATGCTTTATCATAAGCACGTCATTCATTCCAGCTAACAGGCAGCCTTTTGCTTTATTGTTTGCCGCTATCCATCGATCATAAATTTCTCGTACACTACGAGAAGCATTTAAAGAGGGCTCAGGAGGACATTCCTCTGTTAAGACAAACTTGAGGATTTCATAGACGAGGGCAATGTTAATGTTACTCTTCcgttttaaaaaattttcacCAGTCAACTTTTCATTAAGTAAAGCAAGAACGGGACCGGAAGTCATGATTGCTGTAATATAAAAGTAACATTtaatcaattgaacaaatatcatatataattaaatttaggaataataACTATGATGTACGatacaatatatttattttaccaaTTCCGAGGAAATTTAATTTCGCATTTAACAAGTTGCCTTAGGGTCAAACGAATTAAATGACGATTAAATTGAGACTATCtctattaataaataaaacactaagATATCTCATATCTTcacttttatttaataattaccaTTTAATTTAGCCTGGATAcatttaaacaatttaattacaTCTTTATGAGTGTAACCCACAATCTCAGATTTTAAAACTCAATTCATAATTGCCACCTTAGGGTAGGTAAAgtatgaatttaattaaaaatcttATCCTTTCGGAAACTAAGCCttgaattttgatttaaatGAAAACCTTCCTTAGGGATGACGTCATATGCGTCATTAGGCGCCATTTAAATCTCACGTTGCTTCGTTAATTGTGGAGGCCGTAATATTTATTGTCATATATTCTTCTCCcactcattataataattaaagtttctcaaatttttaattatttaatgatttaattataaaaattacaatcttattgttttttttcataaatacaacatgtgtatttttttttccacataatgaatatcataaaatttaaatctaatttaaacatgatacaatatataaaaaaatataaaaatatatatggttgaaattcgtaattttgcttattatcattaattaataaattaaataaaccatttatttaatttcaaattaactttattaatcaattaaaaaaaatccgaTGATATAAATGAATTTTTTCCATTACACATTTATTAAAAAACATGCTGGACCCAATTATTGAAAAACGTtgcatcaatttttttttaaagaataacTATTCTTTCTTCTGTGCACATAATAAGTCTTCTTTCAGCTCATGTAGGACTCGATAGaataaataaattcatattttatcatctTATTTGATATGTTCTCataattaagataaacaaataTCCCCGGCAATCAAAAATTTTAACAACTAAATTTATAAGCTTCAATAATAACtcattatcataaatttaaatTCTCGTGATTTATATTCATATGAAAACAATGGCTCTGATATCATTTATTGGAAATTTATAGAGTCTTCGGAACTATTCCgactataataattattttgatcaaatcagaaacacagcGGAATCGAttacataatttcataaattataatcgaacatatgaatataaattaatgatgaatttaaataaaattagtttctagaAAAACTAACATTTTTgtagtttttctttctttttgtgAATTCGAGATCTGTAGAAATCACAGCCTTCCAGTACAATCTTTTCTATCGATACGGTAGTGTGTGAGCACTCAGAAATATACTAACTtagaaatcaaattttttagaaaatatattATGCTCAAATATATTTTCTCAAGATGACttattctcgatttttctttttccttcttGAATTGTCTGTAATGTTCTCTTTAAATAATTGAGATTTTAACAATCAATTCAACAATAGCAAAGTAATGATTATAGAAAACCAATTTTTCTACGTAATTgatttttaaacaataaaacaatTTACACATGTTTAATTCAATAATATATAAGTATATCAAATTTGACTTttctttatttatatatatatatatatatatatatatatatatattttaaatcaattgtctctcatttttgaaaaaaatgtgTATGTGCATTTATAATATTATCacgataattaaatttataattatctcataattataatttaaatataattaatatctcatattaaattatatttatatctaAGCCTTTGATGATATGAAAACAAATTTCCATTATCTCGAGTGATTTCTAAATTGCATTTCTTATCCGTCATTAATTTGAAAAACGTACTGGGGACCATGGACTCATAATTAGAAGCTCCAATAAattagataaataattaaactctttaaataatttacccAATTTATTAATTCCATAATTACTCcactaaaaatatgaaattgcaCTCTTCTTCATTATGAAATATTTACTCTACAAAACGAGTAGTCCATTGATATAATCATTACATATGAATTAATCCTCCATAGACAATT
This window of the Primulina tabacum isolate GXHZ01 chromosome 12, ASM2559414v2, whole genome shotgun sequence genome carries:
- the LOC142520410 gene encoding uncharacterized protein LOC142520410; its protein translation is MAPNDAYDVIPKEAIMTSGPVLALLNEKLTGENFLKRKSNINIALVYEILKFVLTEECPPEPSLNASRSVREIYDRWIAANNKAKGCLLAGMNDVLMIKHEHVDNAYQIMDSLQAMFGQRSSQSKHEAIKNAMNAKMKKRAIS